A window of Euwallacea fornicatus isolate EFF26 chromosome 13, ASM4011564v1, whole genome shotgun sequence contains these coding sequences:
- the LOC136342803 gene encoding mucin-2-like isoform X4: protein MKLILCFVLFLCWVEINGQRSRTNQDASKEAQAPTRSRGKSRFSTTEEFAQLSEEPVRTTSNRRASTRTRIHSNNPKAAADRRSRPTEAPKTYSVEEINNDSPIDSFVRRSKPRVLSESRFEVSSSRPQTFEASSPLVEVEEIGFGSTARAILQSRGETPPPKTTTPVVDEQYLLTNFGSTIRSLAAASRNAQSGFLSQRPSLIRSEAPILNAEDIPSRRNSIRAEPLPSLRGSEVTPAPVRSRSRTSRPKPETPITERPIVEEYVPVETEEPVIVEGLDVATEADFGDIVLPLEEEVKTVPPPPSTTTTKRPGRRNGSRSRVFEEVDNGATARSRSRTRPSEVTRQRAAPRRKVDDTLGAESTYRGPSVFTANEQNSKPRPGRKIDSKFERVPVSISDVTTPRSIRQGVRRSETTTTPSSITPSISRMVRGRGNIRSRVVKPVAAEPSAIPPRRNESARRASVGSNSNRKESSTTQASSRRRGGRFQVPESTTQTEHSTARTSRSSQRFRSRQPDMPPNIDESKLEVLPLFERESKTLVSSPVIRPKSKPSINRRSGIDHMHVSATENDVKFVEKPTTNGATRVSVTKTESVQSSTISTPLASSTSLPVVKESVIAEVNQVISKSTITRRKKVPKAKAAEILSRGTKKAEIKLTDVGKKKKSSEEEIGEDDNYPAPFKALIQSKKSKEEPKSGSFTSTTSTTASTTKAIVTSSTASPRTSSFSARAITTLSSRKPKKLNGAIIETDNELDSKSTTTTRPIRPKFSEKPKIGRQKDKLMLKPSIVRPSLEKLKTTATPRKIYTTREYTDHHAKRKALRSTASPPSTTPLSSVNEAKFSAKFMEKETSEAKKSKLDVLSQDTKSAFIKKPTGNFSRYSSRYRSDASTRSTVLKATTQAPFYIPTIPTPAYVPTVPTITPPTPPVEDGIEAVKDRDLGVEVISFDDPVNTIPSADLVNGEFLTTDRNLKMSPTVKDGMTEKPVSIIERIINSITMISTTAAPSSAAIPVTTEANGNSAILKLASKKPTASNDKTKPDVRTNIIETITSEKPTTIIEKIRSSLSAIQTNEVGTDLEPSSTTPLSIVTTKYSAKFRGGSVGTAELPAPLPLSTSVNPLSVLDQIGENQVIEQKTIGKLLDILNGLVSPPPSSETPDNLVVVTPKSFTNGGFVSTTFSPQEPIEAITISDPILAGVTTPVYISSSVNTAVTTDVPSTTLLSEAETLTSTESITTTTELPSTTMQESSTDESSSTQTTLLNIPFQVSPGSVSIFSANDLLSNSVTPDHNTVTIASRVGFDNTVLTSTDESTTTTDTSTVSAEATTTVLTTTTVLTSTDVLTSTVPTSTSSSNISNSSSRAGRVLSENVGVPIDDNSIEGSTPSTTTSTTPDYFIFAVLNNNTVLRKRPPAVPNKEVPFIVVGLFPNNTVVRRFPNGTIVPMDPIIKVESNKMARVLQTERRYTSTPRVVITSTTSSPPSSMIMTSTPSTTIPLSTTMQTSSTENVVEIIAVPGETRISKSQTTSANIETSTVPLSSTEDSTLLVSSSTISQSTETIPPSLGEILNGRTVEALNMLIKPQPTPNFKTLEVNQYNEVLNIQDLLSRVNGDVVYRWKPVTKTEYKSIKNSIVNSSTDSTTTTRKETHIFTSPLSTTTEMNPTQSTTSEAFLSTTTLSPRTTTKIPSTTTAKRIESTTTVASTTLPPRTTTTTEVPTFTPASIFPTILTTLFPNFLKVTTPESKIYSTSGPEFSNTIGNRFEELTAAGTTARPTIVLSQTPTSQRISTTTPRTTTTIFTTTSEPSTTTTTTTTTTPKSTIRRTTQAAKLAPTSKEETDKIFDQLKKSGKFNSLNEEQRRNLQEIEKIEQEQAELLKQINLLTKMFGGANARAPNLPPIANPLAGGTANNLANRIIAMAVERDKSHATETTAPPITTTQRTTTQKTTTERPTSKRPNSIQDKLPVTDLEDSTKKTTPSLEDVLRQYNLNGLTTNTPLTSTYGKTDEAVLAAILKEHGIGPTTPKVLGEKVKEAGIFEEVPVTKKPKPKSRAVGTTARPIGGRLMQGLNWLLDILDPPTTKKPISVRKNRAKAPSKEIGADEELLTNQPTRITPMVTAAPVTKPSLSQEEIQVLIKQLEAVQNNPNAADQLDFSKITSLHNLINVNEGVQVTHAGQHGATSRATPRPQRTTTLSPIVAEIPIRPRFSTVSTVSVSNSIDDLELDVTTPRPRPLPPVSLNPIPGIDDQGDSMVRSNLLTAAVNVTRAISSFLGSAIQDAAQQVRSVFYTGTSGVLSSLSSGSGVPSIAGASSSSSVN, encoded by the exons AACCAAGATGCATCCAAAGAAGCTCAAGCGCCCACGCGAAGTAGGGGAAAGTCCAGGTTTTCGACCACTGAAGAATTTGCTCAGTTATCTGAGGAACCTGTTAGAACCACATCAAATAGAAGAGCCTCCACTAGAACGAGAATACATTCAAATAACCCTAAAGCGGCTGCTGATAGACGGTCTCGACCTACTGAAGCTCCTAAAACTTATTCAGtagaagaaattaataacGACTCTCCTATAGACTCGTTTGTTAGGCGGAGCAAACCTAGAGTGCTTTCTGAAAGCAGATTTGAAGTCTCCTCATCTAGACCTCAGACATTCGAAGCCTCCAGTCCTTTAGTTGAAGTAGAGGAGATTGGGTTCGGAAGTACTGCTAGGGCAATACTACAATCCCGAGGGGAAACTCCTCCTCCAAAGACCACTACTCCAGTTGTAGATGAACAGTATTTGCTTACCAACTTTGGCAGCACTATAAGATCATTAGCTGCAGCATCCAGAAACGCTCAGTCAGGATTTTTAAGCCAACGACCTAGTCTTATACGGTCAGAAGCTCCAATTTTGAATGCAGAAGACATTCCGTCCCGCAGAAACTCTATTAGAGCTGAACCTTTACCTTCATTAAGAGGCTCCGAAGTCACTCCAGCTCCAGTAAGATCGAGGAGTAGGACCTCACGTCCTAAACCTGAAACTCCAATCACAGAGAGACCTATTGTTGAGGAATATGTACCCGTAGAAACTGAAGAACCGGTGATTGTGGAAGGCTTGGATGTGGCTACAGAAGCTGATTTTGGAGACATTGTTTTACCATTGGAAGAAGAGGTAAAAACCGTACCCCCTCCCCCTTCTACCACTACAACAAAGAGGCCTGGAAGAAGAAATGGCTCAAGATCTAGGGTTTTTGAGGAAGTTGATAATGGGGCGACTGCAAGGTCGAGATCGCGCACTAGACCTAGTGAAGTTACCAGACAGAGAGCTGCTCCTAGAAGAAAAGTGGATGATACATTGGGGGCTGAAAGCACTTATCGAGGACCTTCAGTGTTCACTGCAAATGAGCAAAACTCCAAACCTCGCCCTGGCAGGAAAATTGATAGTAAATTTGAAAGGGTACCTGTGAGCATTAGTGACGTCACTACTCCTAGAAGTATCAGACAAGGAGTAAGAAGATCTGAGACAACTACTACTCCTTCTTCTATTACCCCTAGTATTAGTAGGATGGTTAGAGGGCGTGGTAATATAAGAAGTAGGGTTGTCAAACCTGTTGCTGCTGAACCAAGTGCAATTCCTCCTAGACGAAATGAGAGTGCTAGGAGAGCTTCCGTTGGTTCTAATTCAAACCGAAAAGAGAGTTCTACAACTCAAGCGTCATCTAGGAGGAGGGGTGGTAGGTTTCAAGTACCTGAGTCTACCACTCAAACAGAGCATTCCACGGCTAGAACAAGTAGGAGTAGCCAGAGGTTTCGGAGTAGGCAACCAGACATGCCTCCTAACATAGATGAAtcaaaattggaagttttACCATTATTTGAAAGAGAATCTAAGACTCTGGTCTCATCTCCGGTCATTAGACCAAAATCAAAACCTTCCATAAATCGTAGAAGTGGGATTGATCACATGCATGTAAGTGCAACCGAAAACGATGTAAAGTTTGTTGAGAAACCCACCACCAATGGAGCCACTAGAGTCAGTGTTACAAAAACTGAGAGTGTGCAAAGCAGTACTATCAGTACTCCCCTAGCATCTTCAACTTCACTTCCAGTTGTAAAGGAATCTGTAATTGCTGAAGTGAATCAAGTGATATCGAAGAGTACCATAACGAGAAGGAAAAAAGTGCCCAAAGCTAAGGCTGCCGAAATCCTGTCTAGGGGTACCAAGAAGGCAGAAATTAAACTCACAGATGTaggaaaaaagaagaaaagttcTGAAGAGGAAATCGGCGAAGACGATAATTACCCGGCTCCATTTAAAGCTTTGATTCAGTCGAAGAAAAGCAAG GAAGAACCAAAGTCAGGGTCATTTACAAGCACGACTAGCACTACTGCATCTACTACGAAAGCAATCGTGACTTCCAGTACGGCTTCACCTAGAACATCGTCCTTCTCAGCTCGTGCCATCACGACGTTATCTTCAAGAAAACCTAAGAAGCTCAATGGGGCC ATCATTGAAACCGACAACGAGCTAGATTCTAAATCGACCACGACAACCCGACCAATAAGACCGAAGTTTTCGGAGAAGCCAAAAATTGGAAGACAAAAGGATAAATTGATGCTGAAACCTTCCATTGTGAGGCCAAGTTTGGAGAAATTGAAAACTACTGCTACTCCAAGGAAAATTTACACCACCAGAGAGTATACTGACCACCACGCTAAAAGGAAAGCTCTCAGGTCCACTGCTTCACCCCCGTCAACCACCCCTCTCAGTTCCGTTAATGAGGCCAAGTTCTCTGCCAAATTCATGGAAAAGGAGACGAGTGAAGCCAAAAAGAGCAAATTAGACGTGCTCAGTCAG GACACGAAATCTGCATTTATCAAAAAACCCACCGGTAACTTCAGCAGGTACAGCTCCAGATACCGCAGCGATGCTTCTACTAGAAGTACCGTGCTGAAAGCCACCACACAAGCCCCATTTTACATTCCCACCATACCCACCCCTGCGTACGTACCCACAGTGCCCACCATCACCCCACCTACACCACCG GTCGAAGACGGGATTGAAGCAGTAAAAGACCGCGACTTGGGGGTGGAAGTTATCAGTTTCGATGATCCTGTTAACACCATTCCATCGGCCGACTTGGTTAATGGAGAATTTCTGACTACGGACAGAAATCTTAAAATGTCCCCAACG gtCAAGGATGGCATGACTGAGAAACCCGTGTCTATAATCGAGAGGATCATTAACTCAATCACGATGATTTCGACTACTGCAGCCCCTTCTTCGGCTGCAATTCCCGTGACTACTGAAGCCAACGGCAACTCGGCCATTTTGAAGTTGGCTTCGAAAAAACCGACTGCCAGCAACGACAAGACTAAACCTGACGTTCGTACTAACATAATCGAGACTATAACCAGCGAAAAACCGACTACGATTATCGAGAAAATCCGAAGTTCCTTGTCTGCTATCCAAACGAACGAAGTAGGTACAGATCTCGAACCTTCTTCCACCACTCCGCTGTCCATTGTCACTACTAAATATTCGGCAAAATTTAGGGGTGGTTCTGTAGGTACTGCTGAGCTTCCTGCACCACTGCCTTTAAGCACTTCTGTAAATCCTTTGAGCGTATTAGATCAAATCGGCGAAAATCAGGTGATTGAACAAAAAACTATCGGAAAGTTGCTGGACATTCTTAACGGATTGGTGTCCCCACCACCCTCCAGTGAAACCCCGGACAATTTAGTAGTGGTCACCCCCAAGTCTTTTACCAACGGGGGTTTCGTGTCTACCACGTTTTCTCCGCAAGAGCCCATCGAGGCAATCACTATTAGTGATCCGATATTGGCGGGCGTTACTACTCCTGTATATATTTCTTCGAGTGTAAATACAGCTGTCACAACGGACGTGCCAAGCACCACACTTCTTTCTGAAGCTGAAACACTTACCAGCACTGAATCTATCACCACCACAACGGAATTACCTAGTACCACTATGCAAGAATCTTCCACAGATGAGTCTTCATCCACACAAACCACACTTTTGAACATTCCATTTCAAGTGAGTCCCGGCAGTGTATCTATTTTTTCTGCTAACGACTTATTGTCTAATTCCGTAACTCCCGATCATAACACTGTTACTATAGCGAGTAGAGTAGGATTTGATAACACTGTGCTAACTTCTACTGATGAGTCTACGACTACCACTGACACTAGCACAGTGTCTGCGGAGGCCACTACAACTGTGTTAACCACTACTACTGTGTTAACTTCCACTGATGTGTTAACCTCTACAGTGCCTACCAGCACTTCATCTTCTAACATCTCTAATTCGTCCTCGAGGGCTGGTAGAGTCCTGTCTGAGAACGTGGGAGTACCGATAGACGACAATAGCATAGAGGGCTCCACGCCCTCCACGACGACTTCTACCACTCCTGACTACTTCATTTTTGCCGTTCTTAACAATAATACAGTTTTGCGCAAACGCCCTCCGGCCGTGCCTAATAAAGAGGTCCCGTTCATCGTAGTGGGACTGTTCCCGAATAACACCGTTGTAAGGAGGTTCCCCAACGGAACCATTGTTCCTATGGACCCCATTATAAAG gtTGAGTCGAATAAAATGGCTCGGGTACTACAGACCGAGCGACGTTACACATCCACACCTAGGGTTGTAATTACTAGTACCACTTCTAGTCCGCCGTCTAGCATGATTATGACTAGTACCCCTAGCACTACTATCCCTCTTAGTACTACTATGCAAACTTCTAGCACTGAGAATGTAGTCGAAATCATAGCGGTACCCGGCGAGACGAGAATTAGTAAATCACAAACGACGAGTGCTAATATCGAAACTAGCACGGTACCGCTGAGTAGCACGGAAGATAGCACTCTGCTAGTATCTTCCAGCACGATTTCGCAAAGCACTGAAACCATACCACCTTCTTTAGGGGAAATTTTGAACGGACGGACTGTCGAGGCTCTAAATATGTTGATTAAGCCTCAGCCGACTCCTAATTTTAAGACTCTAGAAGTCAATCAG TATAATGAGGTTTTGAATATACAAGACTTGTTAAGTCGAGTCAATGGGGATGTGGTGTATCGCTGGAAGCCGGTCACCAAAACTGAGTATAAAAGCATTAAG AACTCTATAGTTAATAGTAGCACTGATTCGACTACTACTACCAGAAaagaaacacacatctttacTTCTCCTCTTTCAACTACCACTGAGATGAATCCTACTCAATCGACTACTTCTGAGGCG TTTTTGTCAACAACAACCCTGTCCCCTAGAACTACGACCAAAATACCAAGCACAACCACTGCAAAGAGAATTGAAAGTACCACTACCGTCGCTTCAACCACTCTCCCACCAAGAACTACCACTACCACGGAGGTGCCTACATTTACTCCTGCTTCAATATTCCCGACCATTTTGACTactttatttccaaactttcTCAAAGTGACGACACCTGAAAGCAAGATTTACAGCACTAGCGGACCCGAATTTTCTAATACCATTGGAAATCGATTCGAAGAGTTAACGGCTGCTGGTACCACT GCGCGACCTACAATTGTGCTATCGCAAACTCCAACATCACAAagaatttcgacaacaacgcCTAGAACTACAACCACAATTTTTACAACTACTAGCGAACCTAGTACCACAACCACCACCACTACTACTACGACTCCTAAATCCACAATCAGGAGGACCACTCAGGCAGCTAAACTGGCCCCGACCAGCAAAGAAGAGACGGATAAGATTTTTGATCAGTTGAAAAAAAGCGGCAAATTTAATAGTTTGAATGAGGAGCAACGCAGGAATTTACAGGAAATTGAGAAGATTGAGCAGGAACAAGCTGAGCTGTTAAAGCAGATTAATTTGCTCACAAAAATG TTTGGAGGGGCGAATGCGAGAGCTCCAAATTTGCCTCCAATAGCAAATCCTCTCGCTGGAGGGACTGCAAATAATCTGGCCAATAGA ATCATTGCAATGGCCGTTGAACGAGACAAGTCTCATGCGACTGAAACCACCGCCCCTCCAATCACAACAACACAGAGGACTACCACACAAAAAACAACCACAGAAAGGCCTACAAGCAAACGTCCCAATTCGATTCAGGACAAGCTACCTGTGACGGATTTAGAGGACAGCACGAAGAAGACTACTCCCTCCTTGGAGGACGTCCTGAGGCAATATAACCTGAACGGACTGACCACCAACACCCCCCTTACTTCCACTTACGGGAAAACTGACGAGGCAGTTTTGGCAGCTATTTTGAAGGAACACGGGATTGGGCCTACTACTCCAAAAGTTCTTGGGGAGAAAGTTAAAGAGGCC ggGATATTCGAAGAGGTTCCAGTAACGAAGAAACCGAAACCCAAATCTAGGGCTGTTGGTACTACCGCAAGACCCATCGGGGGTAGGTTGATGCAGGGGCTTAATTGGCTGCTAGATATCTTGGACCCTCCTACCACGAAAAAGCCAATTTCAGTTCGAAAAAACAGAGCTAAAGCACCTTCAAAGGAAATCGGGGCTGACGAGGAATTACTGACCAATCAACCCACTCGGATTACGCCCATGGTGACGGCAGCTCCGGTCACTAAGCCTAGTTTATCACAAGAAGAGATACAG GTGTTAATCAAGCAATTAGAGGCTGTTCAGAATAATCCTAATGCGGCTGATCAActagatttttccaaaataacgAGTTTACATAATCTGATAAATGTGAATGAGGGGGTTCAAGTTACACATGCAGGGCAGCACGGTGCTACCTCAAGAGCCACACCTAG GCCCCAAAGAACCACAACACTCAGCCCTATCGTGGCTGAAATCCCGATAAGACCGCGCTTTTCCACGGTGTCCACTGTCAGCGTCAGCAACAGTATTGATGACCTGGAACTGGATGTGACCACACCTAGGCCGCGCCCTTTGCCGCCAGTTAGTTTAAACCCGATCCCTGGAATCGACGACCAGGGCGACTCAATGGTCAGGAGCAATTTGCTGACCGCAGCTGTCAATGTTACCAGAGCTATATCTAGTTTCCTGGGATCTGCCATACAA GACGCCGCTCAGCAAGTTAGAAGCGTATTTTATACCGGTACCTCTGGTGTGTTGAGCAGTCTTTCCTCAGGTTCTGGGGTGCCCAGTATTGCGGGTGCCAGCAGCAGTTCTAGTGTTaactga